The following nucleotide sequence is from Podospora bellae-mahoneyi strain CBS 112042 chromosome 1 map unlocalized CBS112042p_1, whole genome shotgun sequence.
TGTTGTAGCGTTGGATCAACAAGTGTTTCACTCCGTCCTTGGGAAAAAGCTTTTCGCTGGAAGGGCCACATCCTTTCTTGCATTCTTTTGTTGTGTGCAGGAGGGACGGGTAACCCCCCCACCTCTTAGCGAGGCGTTTGATTCACACTTTACACCGGAAGAGCCAAGCCTTGAGTCGAAAGATTCGGCATGTGCCTGAGGTGTATTGTGAATCCGCTGACGCTGGGGGGTAAACATGGGGGGTTGTCTGGTTGTCTGTTCAAACATGGGGAGACTTGAACCAGACGTCAATCTGTGGCGACCTGAAGCTTGAGAGGCTCCCAGGTTCAAAAGACTTTCTGTTTTTTTGTGGGAcacaagaagagaaagaaagatgaTGTGACGTTGTAGTTGGAGACACGACTTTCAGCCCTCCATAAACGCCGAGAGTTGGGCAAATTCTCGAGTTCTGAGTCTTGATCTGCTGGCTATTTTCCATGTGTGGGAGAGTAGAAGGAGGTTAGGATGCAAAGGACACAATTACAGACAGTGATGGTAGATCTGTCGTTCATGTATATATGTGAAATGAGTCTATCGCctaaaaaaaaggaaaaaaaagacaaaaaggcGGGAGCCAACGCAAGACAGGTTGAACAGTGGCCTTGCCCACTGTGAAAAGCCAAAATTGAGCATGaaaacccccccaaaaataTTATTACGTATTAATTATCCATGATTCTTGCCATGTCCAAAACGAGCCTGTGGGACAAGGACTCTTCATTGTCATCCACTCCGTTCTTTCTCGTCCAGATCAAATCTTGATCACCCCCTGCGGAACTTCGCCCTTCTAACAGACCTCAAGCTAATTGCACCAGTTGAAGTAGACTAAGGAGCAGAGGTAGGAAGTACACGActttcctcaccaccaacaggcCAAATCCCCAACTCACCCCCCCTAGTCTCATACCTCAGCCTGACATTTTTCGTCCTCTCCGCAATCTCCCTCATGGTGTCCACACCCGTAGTCTTTCCCCAACTGCCAGCAATAAACTCATTCAAGAACCTCGCCGTCAGCAGGGGGCTATCTCGCCCCTTATTGGGAATCATCACCTTCCTGCATGCCAAATaaaccgccaaaatgacAAACACAGCCGAAGCATTAATAGCAATCATGACGGCCATGGCTCTCCTCCACTTTACCTGCAGCACCGTCCGAATAAACGGCTTCTCGGacgcccccttctccttcgtGATCTTTGGTAATTGTCTCTGAGCACCGACGAATCCCAAGATGGGTAACCTTGCAGCCAAGTGGGCGACATAGACCTCTTCCGCGATGGGGACCGGTCTCAGATACCAGTCAGACATCGTCTTCGTTGAGGGCAAGCCTTGACCAGCATAGTTGACAAGGTGGGTCTGTTTGTCCATGGCTGAATAAATGCGAGTGAATAGGTTGACAGGATCCATGTACTGGTTGATGCGTTCGTATGTTCCCATGCCGAGAAGCATGTAGGTTGCAAAGGACGAGTTGGACGATGGGATGAGTTCCGAGAAGACGGCCGGAGACAAGCCAGCCCGAGGCTCGGATGACGATCCAGAGTGCGCAGAAGAAGTGGAGAGGCAGGATGTGCATCCGAAATAGCTGGCGTTGCGTTTGTTTAAGTCCTTCCAGCTTAGGTGATCTTCCCTGTATATGTCTATTTGGGTACATGTCCCATCCCATGTCAATGATCCGTGCAAGGGTTcagagaaggggggggagggcgggggcgggTGAATACTTACAAGTCGTCATGCACCCTGACGTATTCTGACCGATTGTCTCCTCGTTGATACCAGCAGTCCAGATGTAATCGACAAACGCCGTTGGAAAATGTAAAAGAAGTCCAGAGAGTATCTGCAAGTACTCGGGATCATCACGTGGGATTTGTTCCATCTTTGTAGCTAAATTCGGCCACGATACCAGTTAGCAAGGAGACTTTAATTGATCGACGCTCAAGGGAATCAAATTTACCCGTGACTTCTCCCACGCTCTTCCCATCCTGGTAAACCGTGCCATTATAAAAGTTCCGGACGATGCAGCTCGACGAGCTGTGGACGACATGGTCTTTGTTGGATTCGAATTCCAGACCGCGATACTCattgagggagaaggtgtAAGTGAGCATGCGGCCCTCCACTGTTCGATTCACACCCAGCCCGTCGACATTGTCGGTGGTCCATGATGCCGGATCCGACTTGTTCAGGGATAAAGGGGATGTTGCCAGCCCAACCGAAGCAAAGTCGACAAACCTGCGCAGAGTCTCTCGGGGATCGGGTTCTGTTATCCATCCCGGATCTCTCCAATCCGTCATCATGACCGGGTAATCGACCCCGGCCTCCTCGTTCAACTCAAATGTCAAGCCCAGACCGGCGACGCTGATTCGAGCAAGAATCGAGGCAATGAAGTAGAGCAGCACAATAATCGTTGTTTTGGTCCACCCCTTGCCACGCCAAGTGTGGCCCCAAAGAAGCCTGAGAGAGCCGGTCGGTTCGCCAATTCCCAGAATGAGATCAACGTTCCCTGGAGTTGCTGCCTCTCTTTGCAGGAGATGCCAACGGAGCGTGTGGCCCAGGAGCGTCAGCAACGAACCCAGCGCCAAACTCACAAAGGCCGACAAGAGAATGTTCAGCGTGTTGAATCCTCGACGGTCCCAGGAACTGAGGACGCCCATGCGTTCGTACCCCCAGAGCATGACGATGATGAAAATAAAGCAGAACAGAGAGCCCGTGAAGCGCCATACGATTCCAATCCACGGAAACTTCAGAGGCCTCTTCTCAGCCTCTCCCCGTTCCACTTTTTCCTCTGTGATGTCGGTCGTGATTGATTGATACTCGGATACCATTGTTGTGTTTTCGACATTGAGAATCGTAGATGTTGCTGGGTGGCTTTTCCTAGGTATAAGTGCATATATCATTTCTCGACAAAGTCAGAGGCAGCCTATTCTGCGAGAGTTCTTCTCGGTCGGGTTTACGCGTTACCCAGAAAACAGAACGTATCTTGCTGCCCGCGGGCGGGCTTTGGCATGTTGTGCCACCTAGGCTAGACATTGCGAAAAAGACTGTGCATACTCGTGGTCGTGAAAGCATGGCCTACCATCTTATCAAAGGCCATGGCCACACAGGTCCAGACTCAAAGGCACAGGAGGCAAAGTTCTAGAACCTCGTGAGACGTACCTTTCTTGAATGTGTCACACCTCACTCTCCTGACACAAGGCATTCTTGCAGGCAGGGGACCACAGCAAAGCAATGTCATGCAGGAGCATGAGGTTCAGGCCTCGATCGGAAGGTCCGTATCAGACATGATGACCCTTCCCCCAGGGCTCCACCAAAATGATGACTTCTCGGTCCTGCCTGCCTTGGAGTTGATATATTGAGGCTCATGCCCGGTAGGAGCCATGAGGCGAAAGGACCCAGTCCGGCTACTAAGTGGGCCCTCCCTGGGACAGCGTATTCGACGTGGACGTCATGTTCTACTGGAGCATCAAGTTCATTTTATCACTGTGGTGGACAAAGAGTATGAAGAAGAGATAAAAATGAAAAGGTACGTATTTAACTATCTCTCAAGCATGAAGAGGCCGAAGACAGTGAAATATAGCTAGCGTCCTCgctccctccctcttttctcAACAAGCTATCCTTACAAGCACTGCGAGTACCATTGGTTAGAGGCTCTGCAAGTACCCTGCGAGCAGCATGTCGGCCCGTTGAAACCCTGACCTCCGCATTGCCCATATAACGCAGCGCAGTTTCCGCCTGTCGGCTGAGGGGAGCTCGCCGTGCTGGTAACCAAAGTTGTCGCAGGTGTCGATGTCGGCGTTGGCACCGcgttggtgggggttgggttgccAGATCCGCCTTGGACGTCGTTGATGAACTGGATCAGCTTGGGACCGACTTGTCTCGCGATGAACTGATCACCCTGGCTGTTGGGGTggacaccatcaccctcgagCATGTTGTTGGTGAACCCGGCAGCCCGTGAGCAATCCGCGACGACGATGGGGGACTGAGATGTGGTGTGTTGCTGTGCCCAGCCAGGGATGGCATTGTTGACGGCCTCGATCGTTGCGTCACTCCAGCTTGTTGGGATGAGCTTGTCGATCTACAACGATATAATGTAAGTACAACCGGCTCTTGACCCTGGGGAAGCATATGTCACGACTTACAATAACCTTCACCTTCGGATTCGCAGCACGCATAGCATTGAGCATAGTCGTGTACGAATCCAAGATGCTCTGCACGTTCCGCTTGCCGATGTTGACGTCGTTGGTGCCGAGCATGAACTGGACAATATCAGGCTTGGTGCTCTGGACCCAGCCGGCGATGTTGTTCCTCGCAATGTCGTACGCTTGCCAGCCTGAGTGGCCTTCGTGGTTGGGGTCAAAGCCTGCCGGCCTTGAGCACTTTCCCTGGAGATTGCTCATGCTACCGACAAAGTCGACATTGTTTGCCAGCCCGGCGGAGGTGAGTTGAGTCCATACTAGAGGTCTCCAACAGCTGATCTCAGTGATGGAGTCACCGAGTAGCACTTTTTGGAAGTGTCAGTTTACTGCTCCTAACAATCAGACAGTGTATAAGGTTGGTAGGTTACACTTACTAACTTTGACCTTTTGACCGGCCGCAGTGGCGGCAAGGCCAGCAACAATGGTGGAAGCGAAGAACCTCATGGTCACAGAGTTCAAATTTTACCTTGGAGACGTCTTGTATCTAGTCCAGCAACACAGCCAGCCGTCATGCCAGCCCATCCTCCAGGACGGCGATTTGtttataaagtatttttGTCATTGCTGAAATCTTCCGTAGCTCACTAGCAACGGACATCTGTCGTTCCCAAGTTGCCGAATCAGGCATGGTTAGTCGACAATGTAGGTAGCAACCGGCTAATAGCTGCACCCGCTCTCGTAGAATCTAAGTACTCGCATTGGAGCGTTTCTGTACTTTTCAACATGCGCGCCAGTAGGATAAATAGGATCGTACAAAACACACACGACTAACAGGGTCCCACACATAAAACCAGCAAGCGCTCATTCTCACAAGCACATGaaatcaacctcttcccttCACCCGACCTCTCAGCGGCGTTCTTGACAACTGAAACATCTTACATGACCACGGTAGATCAAGAATATACGGCACTTCCGTGCGCATCAACTTTCCACGACATCCTTTAGGCTGCTTGCTTATGCCGTGGCTCTTCCCTGATCATCAGGAGTTCAATCAataacccccctcatcacgGATTCCAGTTCTCCACCCTGCACCCTGCTCAAATCGATAAACCCCCCTCGTGAATTCCACTCCTCTTTTCTGCCCAAAAGATGGTCATGTTCAGGcatgtttgttgttgacacTTTCAACATCCCCTGAAGTTACTCCGTAAACATCCCAGAAGATAACATTGTACTTAAACTCTTGTCTGTGGAATCGCAACCGGTTGACCAACCAGACAAGCCataaccaccacaacacaccCCTTTAAGCCTCTTATAACCGTCcaaaaaaagagggaggaaaACTTTTGGAGATAGAATCAGAGTATTTATTATGTATGATTGTCAATAAAGACTAAAAACATACAAAACTAGGtattccccagtggtcacccacctgagtactggtCTGGCGATCATGTAGCATGACCGCAAGGATGGGCGACTCCAAAAAGGGTATATTGTTTACTTCAAAATGTAGAAGAAAGCGTGCCGCTAAACGGTTCGTGGACGGACAGGCTTCGCCCGTCTCAACCGTTACAGATTAGAGAATGCAGACACGCCCACACCGCGGTGTTAAACTGGGTGGAATGTGTTCCAGATGTCCAGATCGCGCCAACAGCTCTCGCCCGGTTTATGATTGGATGCAGCTGGCATCAGTCACATCTTTGGCGTCAGTCCCCACCTCCGGCGCAATCACTCCGGTAAGTTTGCTGATTCGAAGAGATGGTGTTGGTAATAACTGTTGATTGTAGTAACTATGGAAAAGAGCACTGAGAAATTCTGCAAGTTCCAAACAAACCAGCCCAGGTTGGCCCAAGCTTCCTGTGGAGCCAGTTGTGGCTACCCACACAACAGATGGAAATTTGGATATCTGGTCCGTCTTAGCAGCGAGCTTTTCACAGTGGATCGCTTGTCCAGATTGATTCTCTGCGCTCCCGTCATCTTTCTTAATAATACTCTTTTGAAACTCAAAGATATTGGTCTATAACCTAGGCTTGAGGTGTTTGTTCCACTTCTCGGTGCAATAGGCGGGTAGGATAACCTTGTCTTCGTAGCCGACGTAAAGCCCAGATGCCCCCCGGAATGGCCAAACCATATCTGGTCCTGGCAGTTTCACTCTGATGCAGTATTCTAATAACGTGGAAAAGGCGCAAGAATTAGTTATTGAGTTTGACCACAGCGTGTTATTCCTTCTTAAACTAGGTAAAAGGTTAGAAAAGTTAGGCGGGTAAACCGTGACCTTCGAATCGGTAGACTGTCTAAGATAGTTCTATTCGTTATTCCAAATAGTGTAACCCTTAGCGTAGAAGGGCTGGCGAGTGTACGTGAAGTTAAGGGTAGTGCATATA
It contains:
- a CDS encoding uncharacterized protein (EggNog:ENOG503PFF0) gives rise to the protein MVSEYQSITTDITEEKVERGEAEKRPLKFPWIGIVWRFTGSLFCFIFIIVMLWGYERMGVLSSWDRRGFNTLNILLSAFVSLALGSLLTLLGHTLRWHLLQREAATPGNVDLILGIGEPTGSLRLLWGHTWRGKGWTKTTIIVLLYFIASILARISVAGLGLTFELNEEAGVDYPVMMTDWRDPGWITEPDPRETLRRFVDFASVGLATSPLSLNKSDPASWTTDNVDGLGVNRTVEGRMLTYTFSLNEYRGLEFESNKDHVVHSSSSCIVRNFYNGTVYQDGKSVGEVTATKMEQIPRDDPEYLQILSGLLLHFPTAFVDYIWTAGINEETIGQNTSGCMTTYIYREDHLSWKDLNKRNASYFGCTSCLSTSSAHSGSSSEPRAGLSPAVFSELIPSSNSSFATYMLLGMGTYERINQYMDPVNLFTRIYSAMDKQTHLVNYAGQGLPSTKTMSDWYLRPVPIAEEVYVAHLAARLPILGFVGAQRQLPKITKEKGASEKPFIRTVLQVKWRRAMAVMIAINASAVFVILAVYLACRKVMIPNKGRDSPLLTARFLNEFIAGSWGKTTGVDTMREIAERTKNVRLRYETRGVYFNWCN
- a CDS encoding uncharacterized protein (CAZy:CE3; EggNog:ENOG503PGQZ; COG:S), encoding MRFFASTIVAGLAATAAGQKVKVMLLGDSITEISCWRPLVWTQLTSAGLANNVDFVGSMSNLQGKCSRPAGFDPNHEGHSGWQAYDIARNNIAGWVQSTKPDIVQFMLGTNDVNIGKRNVQSILDSYTTMLNAMRAANPKVKVIIDKLIPTSWSDATIEAVNNAIPGWAQQHTTSQSPIVVADCSRAAGFTNNMLEGDGVHPNSQGDQFIARQVGPKLIQFINDVQGGSGNPTPTNAVPTPTSTPATTLVTSTASSPQPTGGNCAALYGQCGGQGFNGPTCCSQGTCRASNQWYSQCL